A genomic region of Sphingobium sp. HWE2-09 contains the following coding sequences:
- the gltA gene encoding citrate synthase, with amino-acid sequence MTEAAKITLAGGEYGYPVLAGSLGPEVVDIRKFYGQTGAFTYDPGFTSTASCRSSVTFIDGDEGILLHRGYAVGQLAERSSFMEVAYLLLNGELPNAHELASFVTTITSHTMVHEQLSSFYRGFRRDAHPMALMCGIVGALSAFYPDSTNVHDATQRFVASHRLIAKMPTIAAMAYRYSIGQPFLYPDNSLSYAANFLRMTFGVPAEPYEVNPVVERAMDRIFILHADHEQNASTSTVRLAGSSGANPFACIAAGIACLWGPAHGGANEAALNMLREIGTPDRIPHYIARAKDKNDPFRLMGFGHRVYKNYDPRAAVMQKTVREVFDSLNVDDPVFETALRPEELALSDPYFIEKKLFPNVDFYSGIVLSAIGFPTSMFTALFALARTVGWVAQWNEMITDEDQKIGRPRQLYSGTIQREYVGLGGR; translated from the coding sequence ATGACTGAGGCCGCTAAGATCACCCTTGCCGGAGGCGAGTACGGATATCCCGTCCTTGCCGGATCTCTCGGCCCGGAAGTCGTGGATATCCGCAAGTTCTACGGCCAGACGGGGGCATTCACCTATGATCCCGGCTTCACTTCAACGGCATCCTGCAGATCATCCGTGACCTTCATAGATGGCGATGAGGGGATCCTTCTGCATCGTGGATATGCCGTCGGCCAACTCGCGGAGCGCTCGAGCTTCATGGAAGTCGCCTATCTTCTTCTGAATGGCGAACTGCCCAACGCCCATGAACTCGCTTCGTTCGTTACCACGATCACATCTCATACGATGGTGCACGAGCAGCTCTCCAGCTTCTATCGCGGCTTCCGGCGGGATGCCCATCCCATGGCGCTGATGTGCGGGATCGTGGGTGCTCTGTCCGCCTTCTATCCTGACTCGACGAACGTGCATGATGCGACACAGCGCTTCGTCGCCAGCCACCGCCTTATTGCGAAGATGCCGACGATCGCCGCGATGGCTTACAGGTATAGCATAGGCCAGCCCTTCCTATATCCCGACAACTCGCTTTCCTACGCGGCAAACTTCCTCAGGATGACTTTCGGGGTGCCGGCGGAGCCCTATGAGGTGAACCCCGTTGTGGAACGGGCGATGGACCGCATCTTCATCCTACACGCCGACCATGAGCAGAACGCATCGACCTCGACCGTGCGTCTGGCCGGATCCTCCGGCGCCAACCCATTCGCCTGCATCGCCGCCGGCATCGCCTGCCTGTGGGGTCCGGCCCACGGGGGAGCGAACGAGGCTGCCCTCAACATGCTGCGCGAGATCGGGACGCCCGATCGGATCCCACACTACATCGCGCGCGCCAAGGACAAGAACGATCCGTTCCGGCTCATGGGCTTCGGCCACCGGGTCTACAAGAACTACGATCCCAGGGCGGCTGTCATGCAGAAGACCGTTCGTGAGGTGTTCGACAGCCTCAATGTTGACGATCCGGTTTTCGAGACCGCGCTACGGCCTGAAGAGCTTGCCTTGAGTGACCCATATTTCATCGAGAAGAAGCTCTTCCCGAACGTGGATTTCTATTCCGGTATCGTCCTCTCCGCCATCGGCTTCCCGACTTCGATGTTCACAGCGCTGTTCGCGCTGGCTCGGACCGTGGGATGGGTGGCGCAATGGAATGAGATGATCACAGACGAAGACCAGAAGATCGGACGGCCGCGGCAGCTCTACAGCGGCACCATCCAACGGGAGTACGTTGGACTGGGGGGCCGCTAG
- a CDS encoding acetyl-CoA hydrolase/transferase family protein, whose product MSRNTRISHPGLRDRIMPAEQAAELIVAGDTVGMSGFTGSGYPKAVPLALAGRIGREHAAGRDFKIKVWTGASTGPELDGALAEADGIELRLPYNSDPIARDRINRGSMNYFDMHLSQVAPMAWQGFLGELDVAVVEVAGIRADGSLVPSSSVGNNKTWLDRAKKVILEVNRWQNAALEGMHDIYYGTALPPHRVPIPLVHPDDRIGTPYLRCDTDKVVAVVETDAPDRNLAFAAPGAEATAIAGHLLEFLRHEVARGRLPSSLLPIQSGVGNVANAVLSGLIHCPFNDMTAYTEVVQDGMLDLLDAGKLRMASATAFSLSPEAAARINANMLAYRSKLVLRPQEISNHPEIIRRLGCIAMNGLIEADIYGAVNSTHVMGSRIQNGIGGSGDFARNAYVSIFTTPSTAKGGKISAIVPQVSHVDHISQDVHVIVTEQGLADLRGLSPRERAKVIISNCAHPSYRPFLADYLERAMAGSYGLQSPMLPRDALSWHQRFMDTGSMAFQ is encoded by the coding sequence ATGTCTAGAAATACGCGCATTTCACATCCGGGCCTCCGCGACCGGATCATGCCGGCGGAGCAGGCTGCCGAATTGATAGTGGCTGGGGATACGGTCGGCATGAGCGGCTTCACCGGGTCGGGCTATCCCAAGGCGGTACCGCTCGCGCTCGCGGGGCGCATCGGGCGCGAGCATGCGGCTGGCCGGGATTTCAAGATCAAGGTATGGACCGGCGCTTCCACGGGGCCTGAGCTCGATGGGGCGCTGGCCGAGGCTGACGGGATCGAACTCCGGCTGCCTTACAATTCCGACCCGATCGCACGCGACCGGATAAACCGTGGAAGCATGAATTACTTCGATATGCACCTTAGCCAGGTGGCGCCGATGGCGTGGCAGGGCTTTCTGGGCGAACTGGATGTGGCCGTTGTCGAAGTGGCTGGAATCCGGGCGGACGGGAGCCTTGTTCCCTCTTCCTCGGTTGGCAACAACAAGACGTGGCTGGACCGTGCGAAGAAGGTGATACTCGAGGTCAACCGCTGGCAGAATGCTGCGCTGGAGGGGATGCACGACATCTACTACGGCACCGCGCTCCCTCCACATAGGGTTCCAATCCCGCTCGTCCATCCCGATGACCGCATCGGAACCCCTTACCTTCGTTGCGACACGGACAAGGTCGTCGCCGTTGTGGAGACGGATGCCCCTGATCGAAACCTGGCCTTTGCTGCGCCGGGCGCCGAGGCGACTGCGATCGCCGGTCACCTGCTTGAATTCCTCCGCCACGAGGTGGCGCGCGGACGCCTTCCGTCGTCACTTCTTCCCATTCAATCCGGAGTGGGCAACGTCGCCAATGCGGTCCTGTCCGGTCTCATCCACTGTCCCTTCAATGACATGACCGCCTACACCGAGGTGGTGCAGGATGGTATGCTCGACCTGCTCGACGCAGGAAAGCTGCGCATGGCGTCAGCGACGGCCTTCTCGCTCAGCCCGGAGGCAGCAGCGCGGATCAATGCCAACATGTTGGCGTACAGGTCGAAGCTGGTACTAAGGCCTCAGGAGATCAGCAACCACCCCGAGATCATACGCCGTCTGGGATGCATTGCGATGAACGGCCTAATAGAGGCCGACATCTACGGTGCCGTGAACTCGACCCATGTCATGGGCTCGCGAATCCAGAATGGCATCGGAGGATCAGGCGACTTCGCTCGAAACGCCTATGTCTCGATCTTCACCACTCCATCGACTGCGAAGGGCGGGAAGATTTCCGCGATCGTGCCGCAGGTCAGTCATGTCGATCACATATCCCAGGACGTGCATGTGATTGTAACGGAACAGGGCTTGGCGGATCTCCGAGGCCTAAGCCCCAGGGAGCGTGCCAAGGTGATCATCTCCAACTGCGCCCACCCGTCATACAGGCCCTTCCTGGCCGACTATCTGGAGCGGGCAATGGCAGGTTCTTACGGATTGCAGTCCCCCATGCTGCCTCGCGACGCATTGTCGTGGCACCAGCGGTTCATGGACACCGGATCGATGGCGTTCCAGTAA
- a CDS encoding sensor histidine kinase encodes MRNLLSEAKATVLPLAESFDAEHVSGPETTTFSLLLKHMPIALWQVDSTSPADAFEKLKADGVEDIEAHLLQNPELIEFACDTVMVTRANDAALAMIGETDEAFYPRSVRHIFEATPQAAVRVMVAHFHGRRTHVEELRINTTDGRVVDVLFLVTFPRPPERLDVTFIMMLEITDRLATEAHLRQLQADLAHASRVSTLGELATSIAHEVRQPLGAIVLNGNTSLRWLERSEPNLPKARQLIERMVEAATQATEIIDRIQGMASKRVPVRTRLKLNEIVDVALRFVHHESIERRVAIRADLDPDIHDIDGDRIQLQQVIVNLLVNAMHAIDYRTSGGPRHIAVSTRMDAPDRVSLVVADTGPGIAEEHLDSLFDGFFSTKPEGMGMGLTICSSIMRSHNGNISASNREGGGAMFTCSLPVAGG; translated from the coding sequence TGCTGTCAGAGGCGAAAGCCACCGTTCTACCGCTCGCAGAGAGCTTCGATGCGGAACACGTCTCGGGTCCGGAGACTACGACCTTTTCCCTCCTGCTCAAGCACATGCCGATAGCTCTTTGGCAGGTAGACTCGACCAGTCCTGCAGACGCGTTCGAGAAGCTGAAGGCGGACGGGGTGGAGGATATCGAGGCCCACCTCCTGCAGAATCCCGAGCTGATTGAGTTCGCCTGTGACACGGTGATGGTCACGCGTGCCAACGATGCGGCGCTGGCCATGATCGGAGAGACTGACGAGGCTTTCTATCCCAGATCGGTGCGCCACATCTTCGAGGCGACGCCGCAGGCCGCCGTTCGCGTGATGGTCGCCCACTTCCATGGTCGTAGGACCCATGTCGAGGAATTGCGGATCAACACCACGGATGGTCGCGTCGTGGACGTGCTTTTCCTCGTTACATTTCCGAGGCCGCCCGAACGCCTCGACGTCACATTCATAATGATGTTGGAAATTACCGACAGGCTCGCGACGGAGGCGCATCTTCGGCAGCTTCAGGCGGATCTGGCCCACGCGTCACGTGTCTCCACGCTGGGCGAGCTGGCAACTTCGATCGCGCACGAGGTGCGGCAACCGCTAGGCGCCATCGTGCTGAACGGAAACACGAGCCTGCGCTGGCTTGAAAGGTCGGAGCCTAACCTGCCGAAGGCGCGCCAACTCATAGAGAGGATGGTGGAGGCTGCAACTCAGGCAACCGAGATCATCGATCGCATACAGGGGATGGCTTCGAAGCGGGTGCCTGTCCGGACGAGGCTCAAACTCAATGAGATCGTCGACGTTGCACTGCGCTTCGTTCATCACGAGAGCATCGAGAGAAGGGTGGCGATAAGAGCCGACCTCGACCCTGACATCCACGACATCGATGGCGATCGCATCCAGCTGCAGCAGGTCATCGTCAATCTGCTGGTCAACGCGATGCACGCGATCGACTATCGCACTTCCGGCGGCCCAAGACATATTGCGGTGTCCACGAGAATGGATGCACCGGATCGGGTCTCGTTGGTGGTGGCCGACACCGGGCCCGGAATTGCGGAAGAGCATCTGGACAGCCTTTTCGACGGCTTCTTCTCCACAAAGCCGGAGGGTATGGGGATGGGTCTCACCATCTGCAGCAGCATCATGCGTTCCCACAACGGGAACATCAGCGCATCCAACCGCGAGGGCGGTGGTGCGATGTTCACCTGCAGTCTGCCTGTCGCGGGCGGTTGA
- a CDS encoding GMC family oxidoreductase, with product MLDLATMSDGLTVHHTQVCVIGTGLAGITAARRLLSAGCEVTILESGGTDHEDAIADLNDGASSGREYYPLRDARLRFFGGTTAIWGRRCAELSPIDLEERSWVPHSGWPIAWSDLARYYEQARVQLDLSPWTPISADLSEAGISVPKFDPARLEMPLWSFDPWQDRFAFRNCRDVTDHPRCRVITHATVTEIIPHSHGRAIDCVVAKSLTGRQLMVRPRVVVLATGGIENARILLASRSLSEDGVGNGHGLVGRFFMEHPHARGGNISSDRAWSLLRLFGKRHKLDGQELAALITASRQIQRRHGILNTSLTIAARQPELDGQFLGMRAYSHAKHKLAPTRANRLMWLRTKEAATALQRFTDPMRPWLLHKLGKLELALSIRAEQAPNSDSRITLAPEADALGVPRVHLDWRLSEIDKRSVAVLVQTLAQEFERLGMGRVSAAAWLDDESVEWRNDPRVSAHPIGGYHHMGTTRMSHTPRTGVVDAQGRVHGIGNLYVVGSSVFPTSGWANPSLTIAALTLRTADYIAEAHGAVSLHPDSMSGCVERDHRLNYPSRSIEAAE from the coding sequence ATGCTCGACCTGGCCACCATGAGCGACGGCCTCACCGTCCACCACACGCAGGTCTGCGTGATCGGAACGGGACTGGCCGGTATCACCGCAGCGCGACGCCTGCTCTCGGCCGGCTGCGAGGTCACAATTCTCGAGAGCGGCGGCACCGATCACGAGGACGCGATTGCGGATCTCAACGATGGGGCCTCGAGCGGGCGGGAGTACTATCCGCTGCGCGACGCGCGGCTGCGCTTCTTCGGCGGAACGACAGCGATCTGGGGAAGAAGATGCGCTGAACTCTCCCCGATCGATCTCGAGGAGAGGTCGTGGGTGCCGCATTCCGGATGGCCCATCGCTTGGAGCGACCTTGCACGCTACTATGAGCAGGCCCGGGTGCAGCTGGACCTCTCGCCATGGACACCGATTAGCGCCGATCTCAGCGAAGCCGGCATATCCGTCCCGAAGTTTGATCCAGCACGGCTGGAAATGCCCTTATGGTCCTTCGATCCCTGGCAGGATCGCTTCGCCTTCCGAAACTGCCGCGACGTGACGGACCATCCTCGCTGCAGGGTGATCACTCACGCGACCGTGACCGAGATCATCCCTCATTCGCACGGACGAGCGATCGACTGCGTCGTAGCCAAGTCCCTTACCGGTCGCCAACTCATGGTTCGACCTCGCGTCGTCGTCCTGGCGACCGGCGGCATCGAAAACGCCCGCATACTCCTGGCGTCCCGGTCGCTCAGCGAGGATGGCGTCGGAAACGGGCATGGTCTGGTCGGTCGCTTCTTCATGGAACACCCCCATGCGCGAGGCGGAAACATCTCCAGCGATAGGGCTTGGTCGCTCCTGCGGCTTTTCGGGAAGCGCCACAAACTGGATGGCCAGGAACTGGCCGCCCTAATCACAGCCAGTCGGCAGATCCAGCGGAGGCATGGCATCCTCAACACCTCCCTGACCATCGCGGCGCGACAGCCCGAACTCGATGGGCAGTTCCTCGGCATGCGGGCCTACAGCCACGCGAAGCACAAGCTGGCGCCCACCAGAGCCAACCGATTGATGTGGCTGAGGACCAAGGAGGCGGCAACCGCGCTGCAGCGTTTCACCGATCCAATGCGGCCGTGGCTTCTCCACAAGCTAGGCAAGCTGGAATTGGCGCTGTCGATACGAGCGGAGCAGGCTCCGAATTCAGACAGCCGGATCACGCTCGCCCCCGAGGCTGACGCCCTGGGCGTACCGCGGGTGCACCTAGACTGGCGCCTAAGCGAAATCGACAAGAGGAGCGTCGCCGTGCTGGTCCAGACCTTAGCGCAGGAATTCGAACGTCTGGGCATGGGCAGGGTATCCGCTGCTGCCTGGCTCGATGACGAAAGCGTCGAATGGCGCAACGACCCGCGCGTGTCGGCTCATCCGATCGGGGGGTATCACCACATGGGTACGACGAGAATGTCCCATACGCCCCGCACCGGTGTCGTCGACGCCCAGGGACGAGTACATGGCATCGGCAACCTCTACGTGGTCGGTTCCTCGGTCTTCCCGACCTCCGGCTGGGCCAACCCCTCGCTCACGATCGCCGCCCTCACACTGCGCACCGCCGACTACATCGCGGAGGCGCACGGTGCGGTAAGCCTGCATCCTGACAGCATGTCAGGATGCGTAGAGCGTGATCACCGGCTGAACTATCCGAGCAGATCGATCGAAGCCGCGGAATGA